One genomic region from uncultured Subdoligranulum sp. encodes:
- a CDS encoding radical SAM protein: MSFTNQLKKATLRTAFGYLEKNPEENALKLMSWVDKLAGDGPDSFPVQRAAVRNVLEDPQNNMYQLVMSILKETDPGVLKATFENFFLNANIIGWPKQEEYRKKYNCNIPWAILLDPTSACNLHCTGCWAAEYGNKLNLTFDEIDSIITQGKELGVYMYIYTGGEPLVRKKDLIALCEKHSDCQFLSFTNATLIDEAFADEMLRVKNFIPAISIEGFEAATDGRRGNGTYQKVIKAMAILKEKHLPFGLSCCYTSQNLDSISSYEFIDQMVEWGARFVWYFHYMPVGNDAVPELLPNPEQREFMYHRIRDIRATKPIFAMDFQNDGEYVGGCIAGGRRYLHINANGDCDPCVFIHYSNANIRDMSLLDVLRSPIFMAYHDGQPFNDNHLRPCPMLENPEKLREIVKATGAHSTGLQSPETVDHLCDKCEAYAKNWTPTATELWSCSCAKKKGEAAK; encoded by the coding sequence ATGTCATTTACAAATCAACTGAAAAAAGCAACTCTGCGTACTGCTTTTGGCTACTTGGAGAAAAATCCGGAAGAAAATGCTCTGAAACTGATGTCCTGGGTGGATAAGCTGGCTGGCGATGGCCCAGACAGTTTCCCAGTCCAGCGTGCCGCAGTCCGAAATGTTCTGGAAGATCCCCAGAACAATATGTACCAGCTGGTCATGAGCATTCTGAAAGAAACCGATCCCGGTGTTCTGAAGGCGACCTTTGAGAACTTCTTCCTCAACGCCAACATCATCGGCTGGCCCAAGCAGGAGGAATATCGAAAGAAATACAACTGCAATATCCCCTGGGCAATCCTGTTGGACCCCACCTCTGCCTGCAACCTGCACTGTACCGGCTGCTGGGCAGCGGAGTATGGTAATAAGTTGAACCTGACCTTCGACGAAATTGACTCCATTATCACCCAGGGCAAGGAACTGGGTGTGTATATGTACATCTACACCGGCGGCGAACCGCTGGTGCGCAAAAAGGACCTGATTGCCCTTTGTGAAAAGCACAGCGATTGTCAGTTCCTCTCCTTCACCAATGCCACTCTCATTGACGAAGCCTTTGCAGACGAGATGCTCCGGGTGAAGAACTTCATTCCAGCCATCAGCATCGAGGGCTTTGAAGCCGCCACCGACGGCCGCCGTGGCAACGGCACTTACCAGAAGGTCATCAAGGCTATGGCAATCCTGAAGGAAAAGCACCTGCCCTTCGGTCTGTCCTGCTGCTACACCAGCCAGAATCTGGACTCCATCAGCTCCTACGAGTTCATTGACCAGATGGTGGAGTGGGGCGCGCGGTTCGTGTGGTACTTCCACTATATGCCCGTGGGCAATGACGCAGTGCCGGAACTGCTGCCCAATCCTGAGCAGCGGGAATTCATGTATCACCGGATCCGGGACATCCGGGCTACCAAGCCGATCTTCGCCATGGACTTCCAGAACGATGGCGAGTATGTAGGCGGCTGCATTGCCGGAGGACGGCGGTATCTGCATATCAACGCCAACGGTGACTGTGATCCCTGCGTGTTTATCCACTATTCCAACGCCAACATCCGGGACATGAGCCTGCTGGATGTGCTGCGCAGCCCCATTTTCATGGCCTATCACGATGGGCAGCCCTTTAACGATAACCATCTGCGTCCCTGCCCCATGCTGGAGAATCCGGAAAAGCTGCGGGAAATTGTGAAAGCTACCGGCGCTCATTCCACAGGCCTGCAATCCCCGGAAACGGTGGATCACCTGTGCGATAAATGCGAGGCTTACGCAAAGAACTGGACCCCCACCGCCACCGAGTTGTGGAGCTGCAGCTGTGCGAAGAAAAAGGGAGAAGCGGCAAAATGA
- the metK gene encoding methionine adenosyltransferase yields the protein MTTFFTSESVTAGHPDKVCDQIADAILDALLENDPHSHVACEVTAIPNGIHIFGEITSAARVDYAAIARQVVRDIGYVKHGYGFDADTCQITVDIHEQSPDINMGVEKTDSMENGAGDQGMMFGYACKETENLMPLPIELAHALTKRLGFVRQEGILPYLLPDGKVQVTVEYRDGIPARVDTVVVSSQHEADVSMEQLREDILRHVIRPVIPEGMLDRNTKFFINPTGRFCIGGPAGDSGLTGRKLIVDTYGGYARHGGGAFSGKDPSKVDRSGAYMARYLAKNVVAAGLADRCEIQISYAIGVAQPVSLLVDTFGTGKLPADRIRELILKTVDLRPSAIIDRLSLRTPFYRHTASYGHFGSNTAELPWEQTNLPQLWQDII from the coding sequence ATGACAACCTTCTTTACCTCTGAAAGCGTCACAGCGGGACACCCGGATAAGGTATGTGACCAGATCGCCGATGCCATTTTGGATGCCCTTTTGGAAAACGATCCCCATTCCCATGTAGCCTGCGAAGTAACTGCCATTCCCAACGGGATCCACATTTTCGGCGAGATCACCTCGGCTGCCCGTGTGGACTATGCCGCCATTGCCCGGCAGGTGGTTCGGGATATCGGGTATGTGAAGCACGGCTATGGCTTTGACGCAGACACCTGCCAAATCACAGTGGATATCCATGAGCAATCCCCCGATATCAACATGGGTGTGGAGAAGACGGATTCTATGGAAAACGGCGCAGGAGATCAGGGCATGATGTTTGGTTACGCATGCAAGGAAACGGAAAACCTGATGCCGCTGCCCATTGAGCTTGCCCATGCGCTGACAAAGCGTCTTGGCTTTGTGCGGCAGGAGGGAATTCTGCCCTATCTGCTGCCAGATGGGAAAGTCCAGGTCACCGTGGAGTACCGGGACGGAATCCCGGCACGGGTGGACACTGTTGTAGTTTCTTCCCAGCATGAGGCGGATGTGTCCATGGAGCAATTGCGGGAGGATATTCTCCGCCATGTCATCCGCCCGGTGATCCCGGAGGGCATGCTGGACAGGAACACAAAATTCTTTATCAATCCTACAGGCCGTTTCTGCATTGGCGGTCCCGCCGGTGACAGCGGCCTGACGGGCAGGAAGCTGATCGTGGACACCTACGGCGGCTACGCCCGGCATGGCGGCGGCGCGTTCTCTGGTAAAGATCCCTCAAAGGTTGACCGAAGTGGTGCGTATATGGCCCGGTACTTGGCGAAGAATGTGGTTGCGGCGGGATTGGCGGATCGGTGTGAGATCCAGATCAGTTACGCTATCGGCGTTGCCCAGCCGGTATCCCTCCTGGTAGACACCTTTGGTACGGGAAAGCTCCCGGCAGACCGGATCCGGGAACTGATTCTTAAAACGGTTGACCTGCGCCCCTCTGCTATCATAGACCGCCTTTCCCTGCGAACACCGTTTTACAGACACACCGCAAGCTATGGTCACTTTGGCTCAAATACTGCGGAATTACCTTGGGAACAGACAAACTTGCCGCAGCTTTGGCAGGATATAATCTGA
- a CDS encoding GTP pyrophosphokinase family protein, translating to MDFERILQMTTSERNLALLQDEAFVDDVTEFLAIRQLYNAAIKQVRTKLEILNDGFQVEHCHNPIHHIECRLKSPGSMLEKLRRKGYPIEMQSLREGILDIAGVRVVCNYLNDVNLVADLLLSQDDIRLLKKKDFISNPKSNGYRSLHLIVSVPIFLAGTTEHIPVEIQIRTIAMDYWASLEHHLKYKTENDVSDSLKCRLKHDADLLSAIDADLQDIFCQMNA from the coding sequence ATGGACTTTGAAAGAATCCTGCAAATGACGACAAGTGAGCGTAATCTGGCGCTCTTACAGGACGAGGCTTTCGTGGATGATGTGACAGAGTTTCTCGCAATCCGTCAGTTGTACAATGCTGCAATTAAGCAAGTAAGGACCAAACTTGAGATTCTTAATGATGGATTCCAAGTAGAGCACTGCCACAATCCTATCCACCATATTGAATGTAGGCTGAAGTCTCCAGGAAGTATGCTCGAAAAGCTCAGACGAAAAGGATACCCCATAGAAATGCAATCCCTTCGTGAGGGTATTCTTGATATTGCTGGAGTTCGGGTCGTGTGCAATTACCTAAATGATGTAAATCTAGTCGCTGACCTGCTCCTTTCTCAAGATGACATTCGTTTGCTTAAGAAAAAGGACTTTATTTCTAATCCAAAGTCAAACGGATACCGGAGTCTCCACCTAATTGTTTCAGTTCCCATTTTCTTGGCGGGGACAACAGAACACATTCCTGTTGAGATCCAAATACGGACAATTGCTATGGACTATTGGGCGAGTTTAGAGCATCACCTAAAATACAAGACTGAAAACGATGTGTCAGATTCCCTTAAATGTCGTCTGAAACATGATGCAGATTTGCTGTCTGCAATTGATGCCGATCTGCAAGATATTTTTTGTCAAATGAATGCTTAG
- a CDS encoding DUF308 domain-containing protein produces MQLNNRIKAAKIGYIMISILLCVLGIVLIAVPDFSVTLLCRLGGGIMVLFGLVKIVGYCSKDLYRLAFQFDLAFGILLVALGVILIIRTDAMVNLICIVMGICVLADALLKIQISIDSKAFGIQKWWLILAVAILTGAAGFLLVLRPSESAQVVMILLGVTLITEGVLNLITILTAVKIIRHQLPEVIDAEYCQIDPNRKDM; encoded by the coding sequence GTGCAACTGAACAACCGGATTAAAGCCGCAAAAATTGGCTATATCATGATTTCCATTCTACTTTGTGTATTGGGGATTGTACTGATTGCTGTGCCTGATTTCTCGGTGACGCTGCTATGCAGGCTCGGCGGAGGAATCATGGTTCTATTCGGCTTGGTAAAGATCGTCGGCTATTGTTCCAAAGACTTATACAGGCTGGCATTTCAATTTGATCTGGCCTTTGGCATTCTGCTCGTGGCACTTGGCGTCATTCTGATCATCCGTACAGATGCAATGGTTAATCTTATCTGCATTGTTATGGGCATCTGTGTTCTGGCAGACGCGCTCCTCAAAATACAGATTTCCATTGATTCCAAAGCCTTTGGCATTCAAAAGTGGTGGCTGATTCTCGCTGTGGCAATTCTGACAGGGGCTGCCGGTTTCCTGCTGGTCTTACGCCCATCGGAAAGCGCCCAGGTCGTGATGATCTTGCTGGGGGTGACGCTCATAACCGAAGGTGTGCTAAATCTGATCACCATTCTGACCGCCGTTAAGATCATTCGTCACCAGCTGCCGGAGGTCATCGATGCCGAATATTGCCAGATAGACCCTAACAGAAAGGATATGTAA
- a CDS encoding recombinase family protein: MTFWDQHGQEVEISQADQKWLDDAYFTAQQMRLPVDSPRAALSYRVSTKGQVDHDDIPMQKIACRKFAQEHGWRVVLEKAEKGVSGSKVSASKRDVIQELRSEADKGNFDILLVYMFDRLGRIESETPFVLEWFVQHGIQMWSTHEGQQRIESHGDKLMNYIRFWQAAGESEKTSMRTRDRIRQIVSSGHFAGGFVPYGYRAINKGRVNKRDQPVKDLEINPDEAVWVQEVFMKVAEEGASGYAMAQMLNQRGLRTRQGAEFQSSNIKRMIQHEGYTGYIITKAARSEFMPQLQIIDEALFAKANEMISKRSKKAMKDKNAAQKSSNPTLLAGIIVCAHCGAKMSAFLHTDRYKLADGSIREKVQAKYNCYQRGQHLRECDGQALYLAERVDKIVVAYADELFRKIKSEPYDKSIEQRIRQQDAEHNRQKQAAEKKIKAAQYKQQRYEDEVLKCLEGESAFSQEMLARLIAQAEAEVRQSKDEYATLLQNNDHRATVQQIRNYYNEFLGWANEFNLASIPRKRAILAELFEKVEVGRGYKVTIHVKGSYKQFLKIE; the protein is encoded by the coding sequence ATGACTTTTTGGGACCAACATGGTCAGGAAGTGGAAATCTCGCAGGCGGATCAGAAGTGGCTGGATGACGCCTACTTCACTGCCCAGCAAATGCGGCTGCCCGTGGATTCGCCGCGAGCTGCTTTGTCCTACCGCGTGTCGACCAAGGGGCAGGTGGATCATGACGATATTCCCATGCAGAAGATTGCCTGCCGGAAGTTCGCCCAGGAGCATGGATGGCGTGTGGTGCTGGAGAAGGCGGAAAAAGGCGTCTCGGGCTCCAAAGTCTCCGCCAGTAAGCGGGACGTGATTCAGGAACTGCGCAGCGAGGCCGACAAGGGAAACTTCGATATCCTGCTGGTCTATATGTTCGACCGCCTGGGACGCATCGAGAGTGAAACACCATTTGTACTGGAATGGTTCGTCCAGCACGGCATTCAGATGTGGAGCACCCACGAAGGCCAGCAACGCATCGAAAGCCACGGTGATAAGCTGATGAACTATATCCGGTTCTGGCAGGCAGCAGGGGAGAGCGAAAAGACCTCTATGCGTACCAGAGACCGCATCCGTCAGATCGTTTCCAGTGGACATTTTGCCGGAGGTTTTGTCCCTTACGGATATCGAGCTATTAATAAAGGTAGAGTCAACAAGAGAGACCAGCCCGTAAAGGACCTGGAAATCAATCCAGATGAAGCGGTATGGGTCCAGGAAGTATTTATGAAAGTGGCGGAAGAAGGTGCCAGCGGGTATGCCATGGCACAGATGCTGAATCAACGCGGGTTGCGTACCCGCCAGGGGGCAGAGTTTCAGTCCTCTAACATCAAGAGGATGATTCAGCACGAGGGGTACACGGGATATATCATTACCAAGGCGGCACGGTCAGAGTTCATGCCGCAGCTGCAGATCATTGACGAGGCTTTGTTTGCCAAGGCAAACGAGATGATCAGCAAGAGAAGCAAAAAGGCTATGAAAGATAAAAACGCTGCCCAAAAGAGCAGCAATCCAACATTATTGGCCGGCATCATAGTCTGCGCACATTGCGGGGCGAAGATGTCGGCCTTTTTGCATACAGATCGATATAAGCTGGCCGATGGGAGTATCCGGGAGAAGGTGCAGGCCAAGTACAACTGCTACCAGCGCGGCCAGCATCTGCGGGAATGTGATGGCCAGGCCTTATATCTGGCAGAACGGGTAGATAAAATTGTGGTTGCCTATGCTGATGAGCTGTTCCGCAAGATCAAAAGTGAGCCATATGACAAGAGCATTGAACAGAGAATCCGGCAGCAGGATGCTGAACATAACAGACAAAAACAGGCTGCCGAGAAGAAAATCAAGGCAGCCCAGTATAAGCAGCAACGCTATGAGGATGAAGTGCTGAAATGTTTGGAAGGGGAAAGTGCATTCTCGCAGGAGATGCTGGCGCGGCTGATTGCGCAGGCGGAAGCAGAGGTTAGACAATCCAAAGATGAATATGCTACCTTATTACAGAACAACGACCATCGAGCAACAGTCCAACAGATCCGCAATTACTATAATGAGTTCCTGGGGTGGGCCAATGAATTCAATCTGGCTTCTATCCCACGAAAGCGAGCTATTTTAGCGGAGTTGTTTGAAAAAGTGGAAGTTGGTAGGGGATATAAGGTGACGATCCATGTGAAGGGGAGCTATAAGCAGTTTCTGAAAATTGAGTAA
- a CDS encoding recombinase family protein, which yields MERKKEDVLFFPRVWLYARTGSGHRSAAEQQLDELREWANCNGYCIVGQSCECAKANSFWRHGLFSMLRAARRGDIDVVAVTRLSRFARKKSKLCKILAKLQANDVTLITTDVSLRYQMHLYGLDRVIAGCPKGRNRCAGIHTADA from the coding sequence ATGGAACGCAAAAAAGAAGATGTGCTTTTCTTTCCGCGTGTCTGGTTGTATGCGCGTACAGGCAGCGGGCATCGATCTGCTGCTGAACAGCAGCTGGATGAACTTCGCGAATGGGCCAATTGCAACGGGTATTGTATAGTTGGGCAAAGCTGCGAATGTGCAAAGGCCAATTCCTTTTGGCGGCATGGTTTGTTCTCCATGCTCCGGGCCGCGCGCAGGGGAGATATCGATGTCGTGGCAGTAACACGACTTTCCCGATTTGCCCGTAAGAAAAGCAAATTGTGCAAGATCCTAGCCAAATTACAGGCAAATGATGTGACGCTCATTACCACCGATGTGAGTTTGCGGTATCAGATGCATCTTTATGGTTTGGATCGAGTGATTGCAGGTTGCCCGAAAGGAAGGAACCGGTGTGCAGGAATACATACAGCAGATGCCTGA
- a CDS encoding helicase C-terminal domain-containing protein, producing MQHLDKAIQEILKLENREVPPVLRNKLSDVQELISLFLRRDTTFVRYVDYHQENGALAIDLCAVPFDLPRCVYDALWREHKPAILTSGTLAVGEDFTHTEQQFGLNRGTSLRTLRIVSPFRYDENCLLYFPATHRKKVPYKQNTDRVAHQIQELINTANGHTLVLFTSYDQMGRVYEKLKDKFPVPVLQAQRNPQIYLERFKQLPNAVLFASGACWEGVDFPGDMVSLLIIVKLPFQVPDPLGETMRKQYGNLHSYIQTEIVPEMQIKLRQGFGRAIRTETDSCVVAILDPRAAPGGRYHRAVLDALPEMPVSDKLTDIQSFLQSKKNPSYFEPRFPKEVDFHEGNLLHPGSQKQ from the coding sequence TTGCAGCATTTGGACAAAGCAATTCAGGAAATCCTCAAGCTGGAGAACAGGGAAGTACCGCCCGTTTTGCGTAATAAACTCAGCGATGTTCAAGAACTCATTTCACTCTTCCTTCGCAGAGATACAACCTTTGTTCGCTATGTAGATTACCATCAGGAAAATGGGGCCCTGGCCATTGATCTGTGTGCAGTGCCTTTTGATCTGCCCCGGTGCGTCTATGACGCTCTCTGGAGGGAGCATAAGCCTGCCATCCTTACATCAGGGACTCTGGCGGTGGGAGAGGATTTCACCCATACGGAGCAACAATTCGGTCTGAATCGAGGAACATCATTGCGCACATTGCGCATCGTATCCCCGTTTCGCTACGACGAAAACTGTTTGCTTTATTTTCCAGCGACACACAGGAAGAAGGTCCCTTACAAACAGAATACGGACCGCGTGGCCCATCAGATCCAGGAGCTGATCAACACCGCCAACGGACACACGTTGGTGCTGTTCACATCCTACGATCAGATGGGCCGTGTTTATGAAAAACTGAAAGATAAGTTCCCGGTGCCTGTACTGCAGGCTCAGCGCAACCCTCAGATCTATCTGGAACGCTTCAAACAACTTCCCAACGCCGTCCTGTTCGCCAGTGGAGCGTGCTGGGAAGGCGTGGATTTCCCCGGAGATATGGTCTCTTTGCTCATCATTGTGAAGCTGCCATTTCAGGTACCAGACCCACTGGGAGAGACCATGCGGAAGCAGTACGGCAATCTTCACAGTTACATCCAGACCGAGATCGTGCCCGAAATGCAGATCAAGCTGCGTCAGGGCTTTGGCCGTGCCATCCGCACTGAAACGGATAGCTGTGTGGTGGCAATCCTCGACCCTCGTGCGGCCCCAGGCGGGCGCTACCATCGGGCAGTGCTGGACGCATTGCCGGAAATGCCGGTTTCGGACAAACTAACAGATATCCAGAGCTTTTTACAATCAAAGAAAAATCCCAGTTATTTCGAGCCCCGATTCCCTAAGGAGGTTGATTTTCATGAGGGCAATTTGCTTCATCCAGGAAGTCAGAAACAGTGA
- a CDS encoding DeoR family transcriptional regulator, with amino-acid sequence MQPNERRRKIIELLSLRRKDTMQNLADEFGVSWDTIQRDITILEQDYPLIISRGHGGGVALPDGYYLSKRYLTLKQVAVLQRAMMRTSSPDSEILQSILDDFAWSG; translated from the coding sequence GTGCAGCCGAATGAACGGCGCAGGAAGATCATCGAACTCCTAAGTCTGAGAAGAAAGGATACGATGCAAAATCTGGCCGATGAGTTCGGCGTTTCTTGGGATACGATACAGCGAGATATTACAATACTTGAACAAGATTATCCACTGATCATATCCCGGGGGCACGGCGGTGGTGTGGCATTGCCTGACGGATATTATCTGTCAAAGAGGTACTTAACATTAAAGCAAGTGGCGGTGCTTCAACGAGCAATGATGAGAACCTCTTCACCCGATAGTGAAATACTACAAAGCATCCTGGACGACTTTGCTTGGTCTGGTTGA
- the istA gene encoding IS21 family transposase, whose translation MKEQNGNGFAPSIAQAIEEMKAFQGDFFSLERINLAELERRTGVSRSRLRRLKKNSFQDLPRSTKGSKHTVTKLSGYTGLLDSLLRQGVKNSSVVLERLRQAGFEGGATIVKEYIAAHKHLIPAKRQLVAAQGNRGRRYVTKPGEAYQMDWGFTDVLDYNGQTYRVACFAMICHHCGQRYIEFFPNARQENLFIGMIHAFQYMGIPRYVLTDNMKSVVLHRDLEGHPVWQKDYEAFMQTLTFETKLCKPRHPFAKGKVERLVRFVKDNFLAGRVFCDLTDLNWQALEWCNKQNGTYRRTVDGAPQKIHETICGEQLRMVPEDAVRFYLCSERKISFDGFVNYEGRRFGVPYSYPGATARVERNGDLLRIYSADLKVLLATHTVTWSRTDSFCEGQYESLAQPEEFPTAPVQTQILQLPKSSQDLSFAKFDFDKEDQI comes from the coding sequence ATGAAAGAGCAAAATGGTAATGGCTTTGCACCAAGTATAGCACAAGCCATAGAAGAAATGAAGGCGTTCCAGGGAGACTTCTTTTCCCTGGAACGTATCAACTTGGCCGAATTAGAACGACGAACCGGCGTATCTCGTAGCAGACTGCGCAGACTCAAGAAAAACAGCTTCCAAGATTTGCCTCGGAGCACCAAAGGCAGTAAACATACGGTCACAAAACTCAGCGGTTATACCGGCCTGTTGGACAGTTTGTTGCGCCAAGGAGTCAAGAACTCCTCTGTAGTGTTGGAGCGTTTGCGACAGGCCGGTTTTGAAGGCGGGGCAACCATTGTAAAAGAGTATATCGCCGCCCACAAACACCTTATTCCAGCCAAGCGCCAGTTGGTTGCGGCGCAGGGAAACCGTGGCCGCCGGTACGTCACAAAGCCCGGTGAAGCTTACCAGATGGATTGGGGATTCACTGATGTTCTGGATTACAATGGGCAGACCTACCGAGTTGCCTGCTTTGCTATGATTTGCCACCATTGCGGACAGCGGTATATTGAGTTCTTCCCCAACGCCCGGCAGGAAAACCTGTTTATTGGGATGATCCACGCTTTCCAGTACATGGGGATTCCACGCTATGTGTTAACCGACAATATGAAGAGTGTAGTGCTGCACCGGGATCTGGAGGGCCATCCAGTCTGGCAGAAAGACTACGAAGCCTTTATGCAGACCCTTACCTTCGAGACAAAACTTTGCAAGCCACGGCATCCCTTCGCCAAGGGAAAAGTGGAGCGATTGGTGCGTTTTGTGAAGGACAATTTTCTGGCTGGCCGAGTGTTCTGTGATCTTACAGACCTCAACTGGCAGGCGCTGGAATGGTGCAACAAACAGAACGGAACCTACCGCCGCACTGTGGATGGTGCGCCTCAAAAGATTCACGAAACCATATGTGGAGAACAATTGCGCATGGTTCCGGAGGATGCCGTCCGTTTCTATCTCTGTTCGGAAAGAAAGATCTCCTTTGACGGCTTTGTAAATTACGAGGGTCGGCGTTTCGGAGTCCCTTACAGCTATCCTGGCGCAACAGCCAGAGTGGAGCGCAACGGTGATTTGTTGCGCATCTATTCTGCCGATCTGAAGGTACTGCTGGCTACACATACTGTTACCTGGAGCCGCACCGACAGTTTCTGTGAAGGACAGTACGAATCCTTGGCGCAGCCAGAAGAATTTCCCACGGCGCCTGTACAAACACAGATTTTACAGCTTCCAAAATCCTCGCAGGATCTTTCCTTTGCCAAATTTGATTTTGACAAGGAGGACCAGATATGA